Proteins encoded by one window of Lactobacillus paragasseri:
- a CDS encoding low temperature requirement protein A, with amino-acid sequence MQAILNKRVSKIALFYDLVFVYMISKTTEILHHLEHGLVSPTSFALFALIVIIFINSWMVQTVFTNRYGIGSWADIAFYFIDMMILLYMSNSFDTNNLTEMKILFISAGLLSFTLASHYLINYFQIKSEIDQNISRAFFLILIFRSITLIIGGLLDNIPGFVLAVIGIIFSWLMPILTTKYTIKHPIIFPHLLERLNLLVIIIFGETIIGIADYFRPNTFSLYSILIFLTVALLFFTYALQFDKFTDEDQDDVTGNALIYLHYLIIFGISLITVSIKFIHETDANSWFAVLCLYCGVGLFYLGLLFATRYNKPQFKLRRSTILVFLITTIIGATSCLIWSSFEVITILTFIIVAINISWLVHLNLPHIKKGILL; translated from the coding sequence ATGCAAGCAATTTTAAATAAACGAGTTTCAAAAATTGCTTTATTTTATGATCTCGTTTTTGTCTACATGATCTCTAAAACAACTGAGATACTTCATCATCTTGAGCATGGCCTTGTTTCCCCTACATCTTTTGCGCTATTTGCATTAATTGTTATTATCTTTATTAATTCATGGATGGTTCAAACTGTCTTTACTAATCGCTATGGGATAGGTAGCTGGGCAGACATTGCTTTTTATTTCATTGACATGATGATTCTGCTTTACATGTCTAACTCTTTTGACACAAACAACCTAACTGAAATGAAAATTTTATTTATTTCTGCTGGTTTACTTTCTTTTACTTTAGCAAGTCATTACTTAATTAATTATTTTCAAATTAAAAGTGAAATTGATCAAAATATTTCCCGGGCATTTTTCCTAATTTTAATTTTTAGATCAATCACTTTAATCATTGGCGGACTATTAGATAATATTCCTGGCTTTGTTTTAGCAGTCATTGGCATTATTTTTAGTTGGTTAATGCCTATTTTAACCACAAAATATACTATTAAACATCCTATTATTTTTCCTCATTTACTTGAAAGATTAAATCTTTTAGTAATTATTATCTTTGGTGAAACAATTATTGGAATTGCGGATTATTTTCGACCTAATACTTTTTCACTTTATTCAATTCTTATCTTTTTAACAGTCGCTTTATTATTTTTCACTTATGCTTTACAATTCGATAAGTTTACTGATGAAGATCAAGATGACGTTACAGGTAATGCTTTAATTTATTTACACTATTTAATAATTTTTGGAATCAGTCTAATTACTGTTAGCATTAAATTTATTCACGAAACAGACGCTAATTCTTGGTTTGCCGTCTTATGTCTATATTGCGGGGTTGGTTTATTTTATTTAGGATTATTATTTGCAACACGCTACAATAAACCGCAATTCAAATTAAGAAGATCTACTATTCTGGTCTTTTTAATTACAACTATAATTGGAGCAACTTCTTGCCTTATTTGGTCTAGTTTTGAGGTAATTACAATTCTAACTTTTATAATCGTAGCAATTAATATCAGCTGGTTAGTCCATCTTAATCTTCCCCACATAAAAAAAGGAATCCTACTATAG
- a CDS encoding exonuclease domain-containing protein: MSISVIQGVLRIPAAQDKIRQKGIEKPGFPENYTLIDVETTGLSPYRDRITEMGGLKVRHGEVVATFSELVKFPDNNKVPAFITKLNGIDEAAIEEKGLPVQEAIKKYREFIGSDPIVGYNVNFDLNFVYDLAEKYHLTVLNNDYVDVYRLARSFYPQERHSRLLDCMHRMNIAENQEHRGLDDCLDTKKVFDEFHKLFKQEHMLRAQEAVKTLDLTSEWPDIVKQTQAFRSPFIHKKVVIAGDLDLDEYELANAVKNLGGFIQEEVGQDTDYVLVGDHDFFRTDVTELNKAKALKKQGQNIRTWSESFFLNVLDNWARS, translated from the coding sequence ATGAGTATTTCAGTTATTCAAGGTGTGCTACGAATTCCAGCTGCTCAAGATAAAATACGTCAAAAAGGAATTGAAAAGCCTGGTTTTCCAGAAAACTATACTTTAATTGATGTTGAAACTACTGGTCTTAGTCCATATCGTGATCGAATTACCGAAATGGGTGGCTTGAAAGTACGTCATGGAGAAGTAGTAGCAACTTTTTCAGAATTAGTGAAGTTTCCTGATAATAATAAGGTACCTGCTTTTATTACTAAATTAAATGGAATTGATGAAGCAGCTATTGAAGAAAAAGGATTACCAGTTCAAGAAGCAATTAAGAAGTATCGCGAATTTATCGGCAGTGATCCAATTGTTGGCTATAATGTAAATTTTGATTTGAACTTTGTTTATGATTTAGCTGAAAAGTATCATTTGACAGTTTTAAACAATGACTATGTAGATGTTTACCGTTTGGCGCGTAGCTTTTATCCACAAGAGCGACATAGTCGCTTGCTTGATTGCATGCATCGAATGAATATTGCAGAGAACCAAGAACACCGTGGTTTAGATGATTGCTTAGATACTAAAAAGGTTTTTGATGAGTTTCATAAACTATTTAAACAAGAGCATATGCTTAGAGCACAAGAGGCAGTTAAAACTTTAGATTTAACTAGTGAGTGGCCTGATATTGTTAAGCAAACGCAAGCTTTTCGCAGTCCTTTTATTCATAAAAAAGTGGTAATTGCTGGTGATTTAGACCTAGATGAGTATGAATTAGCTAACGCAGTAAAAAATCTAGGCGGCTTTATTCAAGAAGAAGTGGGGCAAGATACGGATTACGTTCTAGTTGGTGATCACGATTTCTTCAGAACAGATGTTACTGAATTAAATAAGGCAAAAGCTCTGAAAAAACAAGGGCAAAACATTAGAACTTGGTCAGAGAGCTTTTTCTTAAATGTGCTTGATAATTGGGCACGTAGTTAA
- a CDS encoding DUF421 domain-containing protein — protein sequence MDYTQLFIKFALGILTLIIQINVFGKSNLAPTTALDQLQNYVLGGIIGGLIYNSSITIIQFLLVLVIWTLVVFILKFGRERSNWVRNLIDGKPVQVIKNGQVLVGNCMKAGISANELMFRLRSRGIYSVEKVKNCIFEQNGQLTVIENDEDNIRFPIISDGQINDDVLDLIHKSSAWLEQEVTKAGYNSIDDVFLGEYIEGKLRLVGYSEK from the coding sequence ATGGATTATACACAATTATTTATTAAGTTTGCTTTAGGGATCTTAACTCTCATTATTCAGATTAACGTTTTTGGTAAGAGTAATTTAGCACCAACTACAGCATTAGATCAGTTACAAAATTATGTCCTTGGTGGAATTATTGGTGGTTTAATTTATAATTCCAGCATTACAATTATTCAATTTTTACTCGTATTAGTGATTTGGACTTTGGTAGTCTTTATTTTGAAGTTTGGACGTGAACGTAGTAATTGGGTTCGTAATTTAATTGATGGAAAACCGGTTCAAGTGATAAAGAATGGTCAGGTCTTAGTTGGAAATTGCATGAAGGCGGGTATTTCAGCTAATGAATTAATGTTTAGATTGAGGAGTCGAGGAATTTATTCAGTTGAAAAAGTTAAAAATTGCATTTTTGAACAAAATGGGCAGTTAACGGTAATTGAAAACGATGAAGATAATATTCGCTTTCCAATTATTAGTGATGGTCAAATTAATGATGACGTTTTAGATTTAATTCATAAATCTAGTGCTTGGCTTGAACAAGAAGTAACTAAAGCTGGTTATAATAGTATTGATGATGTCTTTTTAGGAGAATATATCGAAGGAAAACTACGTTTGGTTGGATATTCTGAAAAATAA
- a CDS encoding DUF3290 domain-containing protein codes for MNFYTINYIQSHQNTDRTALYILMIVAASAMIIFTILYLRDRFNTRYRDLGIIALLFLVLFAGTQYEKYIQNNEQKSKAAQIVPFIKSIADDANVKKSDVMVSSTTLQDGMIIRIDSKNEDYQLNLNEDNNSYTLTRAHVIDHHVYVQK; via the coding sequence ATGAATTTTTATACAATAAATTATATTCAAAGTCACCAAAACACTGATCGGACGGCCTTATATATCTTAATGATTGTAGCAGCTAGTGCGATGATTATTTTTACTATTCTTTATTTACGAGATCGTTTTAATACCAGGTATCGTGATTTAGGAATCATCGCACTTTTATTTTTGGTATTATTTGCTGGTACTCAGTATGAAAAATATATTCAAAATAATGAGCAAAAATCAAAGGCTGCTCAAATTGTTCCTTTTATTAAGTCAATTGCAGACGATGCAAATGTTAAGAAAAGCGATGTAATGGTAAGTTCGACGACCTTGCAAGATGGAATGATTATCCGAATCGATTCCAAAAATGAAGATTATCAATTGAATTTAAATGAAGATAATAATAGTTACACTTTGACTCGTGCTCATGTAATTGATCATCATGTATATGTACAAAAGTAG
- the pepT gene encoding peptidase T — MAVIDQAYIQDKFIEYCKVNTRSDDQSKEVPTTPGQIELLKIIEQELENLGLENISFSKKDSYLVGKLPGTVRDEQVTPIGFVAHVDTADFNAENVQPQVHQDYDGKDIVLKEGRVLSTSEFSSLKKHLGETLITADGTTLLGADDKAGIAGLLGMLKYLKENSSVKHGDIWVAFGPDEEIGKGAARFDVQRFPVEFAYTLDNGDPGDIAFETFNAAAATIHFHGTVVHPGEAYGLMVNAALMSSEFIQGLPADEVPENSKGFDGYFMVLSNNGNVDHAQIQLIIRDFDTDGFEKKKKLVTDLVDKLNEKYGKDRVTLELHDQYRSPGDLIKKYPYVVNLVLHAYDALGLKPKIIPFRGGTDGDFISEKGIPTPNLFNGGANFHGPYEYVTTESMALLSRTLIEIARQHVLLNSNRDERPLKRKY; from the coding sequence ATGGCTGTAATTGATCAAGCGTATATTCAAGATAAATTTATTGAATATTGTAAGGTAAACACGCGCTCAGATGACCAAAGTAAAGAAGTACCAACAACACCTGGACAAATTGAATTGCTAAAAATAATCGAACAAGAATTAGAAAATTTGGGCTTAGAAAATATCTCTTTTTCTAAAAAAGATTCATATCTTGTTGGAAAACTACCTGGCACAGTGAGAGATGAACAAGTTACTCCGATCGGTTTTGTGGCCCATGTGGATACAGCTGACTTCAATGCAGAAAATGTTCAGCCGCAAGTACATCAAGACTATGATGGAAAGGATATTGTATTAAAAGAGGGGCGAGTTTTGTCCACAAGTGAATTTTCTAGTTTGAAAAAGCACTTAGGTGAAACTTTAATTACTGCTGATGGAACAACCTTGCTTGGAGCGGATGATAAGGCCGGAATTGCGGGTTTATTAGGAATGCTCAAATATTTAAAAGAAAATTCTAGCGTAAAGCATGGCGATATTTGGGTTGCTTTTGGTCCTGATGAGGAAATTGGTAAAGGAGCAGCTCGTTTTGATGTTCAACGTTTTCCAGTTGAGTTCGCCTATACTCTAGATAATGGAGATCCAGGTGACATTGCTTTTGAAACTTTTAATGCAGCAGCTGCTACAATTCATTTTCATGGTACAGTTGTTCATCCCGGAGAAGCATATGGCTTAATGGTTAATGCTGCTTTGATGTCTAGTGAATTTATCCAAGGCTTGCCAGCTGATGAGGTCCCAGAAAATAGTAAGGGCTTTGATGGCTATTTTATGGTTTTATCCAATAACGGTAATGTTGATCATGCCCAAATTCAATTGATTATCCGAGACTTTGATACTGATGGCTTTGAGAAAAAGAAAAAGTTAGTCACAGACCTAGTGGATAAGTTAAATGAAAAATATGGAAAAGATCGCGTAACCTTAGAGTTGCATGATCAATACCGTAGTCCTGGTGATTTAATTAAGAAATATCCTTATGTTGTAAATTTAGTTTTACATGCCTATGACGCTCTAGGATTAAAGCCTAAAATTATTCCATTTCGCGGTGGAACAGATGGAGATTTTATTTCAGAAAAGGGCATTCCTACACCTAACTTATTTAATGGTGGTGCGAACTTCCACGGGCCATATGAATATGTAACAACTGAGAGTATGGCATTGCTTTCTAGAACTTTGATTGAAATTGCTCGGCAACATGTTTTATTAAATAGTAATCGTGATGAACGTCCATTAAAGAGAAAGTATTAA
- a CDS encoding PAS domain-containing protein, with product MNEKWKKKLANAANNDDYVKLNTGLMRVSDLNNYLSSFPSNLLAFNKLGKFTYYKQLPGMNYNPPELGENIISLGKTEQEKKQLEEVFHKLSTGREKEFRFADQTNTQKRFMVDSYRAVFDKNHQFSGINESIQDIYPLVEYYLKETGQKLVDDPNNPNGEVYRKNQEIDAESGASEL from the coding sequence ATGAATGAAAAGTGGAAAAAGAAATTGGCAAATGCAGCAAATAATGATGACTATGTAAAGCTAAATACGGGCTTAATGAGAGTATCAGATTTAAATAATTATTTATCATCTTTTCCTAGTAACTTGCTTGCTTTTAATAAATTGGGAAAATTTACATATTATAAACAATTGCCGGGAATGAACTATAATCCACCAGAGCTTGGAGAAAATATTATTTCGTTGGGTAAAACAGAGCAAGAAAAGAAACAGTTAGAGGAAGTCTTCCACAAATTAAGCACAGGTCGGGAAAAAGAATTCCGCTTTGCGGACCAGACTAATACTCAAAAGAGGTTTATGGTGGATAGTTATCGTGCTGTTTTTGATAAAAATCATCAATTTTCAGGAATTAATGAGAGTATTCAAGATATTTATCCACTTGTGGAATATTATTTAAAGGAAACTGGGCAAAAATTAGTTGATGATCCAAATAATCCGAATGGTGAAGTTTATCGTAAAAATCAAGAAATTGATGCCGAAAGTGGAGCGTCTGAATTATAG
- the pnuC gene encoding nicotinamide riboside transporter PnuC: MDNSTSLQEDHKERKDNYFVWLFKQLHGWPVQNYMLWFFAFGFQLAILIQNKITTLTLITFIGTLLGTLCVLAINATKAINGWLGLISAACFIYAGLAAKNYLSIFEQIAYILTLDLPVIISVRSWNDDTKNHLRKFGAKEWIIAIVGTLIVYAVSGYLIGKFTNDPRPWIDAISFAISLTAGIMCFLRYNNQYFWWTASGIFQLILWGVTYAQGDATLAMAVNSLIYVVNDVLAFTVSPWFNMGRKREGLKAIKD, encoded by the coding sequence ATGGATAATTCAACATCATTACAAGAAGATCATAAGGAAAGAAAGGATAATTACTTTGTTTGGCTATTTAAGCAATTACATGGCTGGCCAGTACAAAACTATATGCTTTGGTTCTTTGCCTTTGGGTTTCAATTGGCTATTTTGATTCAAAACAAAATTACTACTTTAACACTAATTACTTTCATTGGTACTCTACTTGGAACATTATGTGTGTTAGCAATCAATGCTACTAAGGCAATTAATGGTTGGCTTGGTTTAATTTCGGCAGCTTGTTTTATTTATGCAGGTTTAGCTGCTAAAAATTACTTATCGATTTTTGAGCAAATTGCTTATATTTTAACTTTAGACTTACCAGTTATTATTTCAGTTAGATCTTGGAATGATGATACTAAGAACCATTTACGTAAATTTGGTGCTAAAGAATGGATTATTGCAATTGTTGGTACCTTAATTGTGTATGCAGTATCAGGTTACTTAATTGGTAAATTTACTAACGATCCACGTCCTTGGATTGATGCAATTAGTTTCGCTATTTCATTAACTGCTGGAATTATGTGTTTCTTACGCTACAACAACCAATACTTCTGGTGGACTGCTAGTGGAATTTTTCAATTAATTCTTTGGGGTGTAACTTACGCACAAGGAGATGCAACTTTAGCAATGGCAGTTAACTCCTTAATTTATGTTGTTAATGACGTTTTGGCCTTTACTGTTTCCCCTTGGTTTAATATGGGAAGAAAGCGTGAAGGATTAAAAGCTATTAAAGACTAA